One Heyndrickxia oleronia genomic window, TTAATACTAAAACACATTTTTTCTCCTTTTTTCTACTTATTTTATTTGTTTCATGATTTGACAAAAAAGAACAATGTTAAACACTTGCGCAATATATAGTATTTGTGGTAGTGGTTCAGATACTATATATTGTATTTTGTTGTTGATTTTCAATGGTTGGTTATGGTAACTTTATTAAGGAGAAAACAACGAGAATAAAAACTTGTAGGAGTAAAATGATAGAAAGATAGAGGGAGTTGTCTATATGTCTGTTGCGTTAACAAGTGAATTGAAAATTAACGAGGAAAAATTAAATAAAGCGATTAAATTGTTTCCTCAAGTACATCCAGTGACCCCTGATATGCGCATTACCCATAAAGGTGTTTCACGTTTAGTAATGATTGATCGTTATTCATTTAAAGATACGGAAAAGATCACATTAGCAGAGGGAGACTTCGTTGTCCTGACGATTAAAGAAGATCCAAAATTTCCTGCACGTGGTTTAGGGTTTATCAAACATATTAATTGGGAACAGAAAACTGCTGATGTACAAGTGGACGAAGAATATCGCAGTGCTTTAGATGATCCGAAAGAAATGGAATCTGGATTAATAACAAGACCATTAGATATTATCGAAAAACCATTAGAAGTGTTTTATGAGCAAATTGCTAAAAGGAACGCAACAGGCTTAGCTTCAGTAGAAAAAACAGAAGAAAAACGTCAAGAGTGGTTTGAAAAGTTTTATCAAGAGCTAGTAAACTTAAATTTTGTACCTGCTGGACGGGTTTTGTATGGTGCAGGGGCAGATACTGAAGTTACTTATTTTAATTGTTATGTTATGCCTTTTGTTCCTGATTCTCGAGAAGGTATATCTGAACACCGTAAGCAAGTTATGGAGATTATGAGTCGTGGTGGCGGTGTGGGAACAAACGGATCGACTTTACGCCCAAGAAACACATTAGCAAAAGGGGTCAATGGTAAATCCTCAGGTTCAGTTTCATGGCTTGATGATATTGCTAAGCTCACTCATCTTGTAGAACAAGGTGGATCAAGAAGAGGCGCTCAAATGATTATGTTGTCCTCATGGCATCCTGATATTGTTGAGTTTATCATTTCAAAGATGCAGAACCCGAGAATCCTACGATTTTTAATAGAAAACACAAAGGATGAATCGATTAAAAAACATGCGAAGGACAAGCTGAAATTCACCCCTTTAACAGAGCAAGAAAAGGCGATGTATCAAGGGATTATTAATTATAAGACAATCCCTGGATTAGGTGGTTTTAGCGAAAGCATCATTAAAGAAGCGGAAGATAAATTACGTGAAGGCGGAACATACACGGTCCATAATCCGGAATTTTTAACTGGTGCGAATATATCCGTTTGCTTAACGAAAGACTTTATGGATGCAGTTGAAAATAATGAGGATTATGCTTTACGCTTCCCGGATGTTGAAAATTATAGTGCCGAAGAAATGGAACTCTACAATACGAAATGGCAAGAAATCGGCGATGTTCGCGAATGGGAAAAGCTTGGTCATAAAGTGAGAACCTATCGCAAAATTAAAGCAGAGGAACTTTGGAACTTAATCAATATATGTGCTACTTACTCAGCTGAACCAGGGATCTTCTTTATCGATAATGCGAATGACATGACAAATGCCAAAAGTTATGGACAAAAAGTAGTAGCGACAAATCCATGTGGTGAGCAGCCACTTGCTCCCTATTCTGTCTGTAATTTAGCAGCTGTCAACTTAGCTGAGATGGCGAACAAAGAAACAAAGACAGTTAATTTTGATAAATTAAAGCGTACCGTTGAAATAGGTGTACGCCTTCAAGACAACGTGATTAATGCAACACCTTATTTTCTTGAACAAAATAAAAAACAAGCATTAGGTGAACGTCGTGTAGGACTTGGTGTTATGGGCTTAGCAGACTTATTGATCTATTGTGAAAAGGAATATGGTTCAGAAGCAGGGAATCAACTAGTAGATCAAGTAATGGAGACGATTGCAACGACTGCTTACCGTGCATCAATTGAGCTAGCAAAGGAAAAAGGTAGTTTCCCATTTTTACAAGGAGAAACTACTGAAGAAACGAATCAATTACGTGAAGCATTTATTCATACAGGATTCATGAAGAAAATGCCTGAAGATATTCGACAATCGATCTTAAAACATGGAATTAGGAATTCCCATTTATTAACTGTCGCACCTACTGGATCTACTGGTACTATGATTGGTTGTTCAACTGGCCTTGAACCTTATTTCTCATTTACGTATTATCGGAGTGGACGTCTTGGAAAATTTATTGAAGTAAAAGCAGAAATTGTTCAAGAATATTTAACAAAAAATTCAGATGTAAACCCTGAGCAATTACCTGAATGGTTTGTTACTGCGATGGAGTTAGCCCCAGAAGCACATGCTGATGTACAATGCATCATTCAGAGATGGATTGATAGTTCAATCTCAAAAACGGTTAATGCACCGCGTGGCTATGCCGTTGACCAGGTTCAGAAGGTGTATGAGCGTCTATATAAAGGTGGAGCCAAAGGTGGAACGGTATATGTAGATGGAAGCAGAGACTCCCAAGTATTAACATTAAAAGCTGAAGAAAATCAAGTAGATGATGGAATGACATTGGATCGCTCCAATGATAAACAAAACGTTGTGCTGGTAGATACAATTCAAGACTTAAGATCAACAAGTGTAACGATTGGTTCTGAAATTGGCAATACATGTCCGGTATGTCGTAAAGGAACAGTCAAGGAAATCGGTGGTTGTAATACATGTGATAATTGTAATGCACAATTAAAATGTGGATTATAAGTAAGTTGAAAGAGATGAAATGTAGCTTTGAAATAAAAGTCACGAAGCTATTGCCTTAAAAATCATTTCTCTAGGGCTTGTGTTATTAAGCAAAATCAGACAAAAGATTGTGATTCAATTTACTTAAAGTAACGGAGCTGGTTAGCTGAATAAGAGGTTAAAAGCAATGAGAAGAAAAAGTAAACTCATTTTAAGTCAATTAAACTGATTGAAAACAATGTTTTTGTCACATATTGGTTAGAAATTCATTATGTTTTCAAGCGAGCTATAGGAATGTGTGTTTAGCTCGCTTGAATGCTTACTTAATGGAATTTCATAGTAAATATTAAATTGGTGCTTGGATCAACGTTAAAAACAATATCTATACGTTCCCTTCTTCCAATTCAAATGGGGCATCACAAGAATATATATCACTGAAAAATCCCATGTAAGGAATGTCGTCCTCTAAGCATTTTACAAGATACATAAACGCCTCGTCACACATTGGATCGTTTTCATTATTTTTCATTACCTCAAACGTGTCTACGATATTTTCCATAATAGCTGTGTTAATAAATAATGGTAATTTATTTAGCATATGATCAGCAATTTCGGTTTCGGACCTATATCCGTCAAGAGCTATATTAAAGTAATCATCCATAAACTTTCTCCGTTTTATAGGATCAGGCTCGAATTGAATCCATCCAACCCCATTTATCCAGAGCGAAGCAAGGTCAAACATATAAAAGCTAAAGCAAGAATTATCAAAATCATACACCGTAATTTGCCCATTATCAAAGTCTATCGAATAATTTCCGTCATTGTAATCAAAATGAATCATACCGAAATTATCTCTATTTCTGCTGAGGTTCTTCAGTGTTTTAATTAGCTCTTTCAGTTTTGTTTTGAGTAAAGTGAGGGTATCGGGTATCAATTCATCGATGTAGTGTTCATTAAATTTGTCAAAGAAATTATATCTACTATGAATAGGAGTATAATTTTTTGATAATTGATGTAGTTTCCCAAGAGTTTTTCCGCAATTATAATAATATTCAGTTATTTCTGTGCCCTCTCGATATATATAATTGTTTTCAACAAGCATTTTTCCTTTAGCTTTTTCAAATAAGCTAACGAAAAACATTTGGTCGTTATAGGAAATTTCCTCTAGAATATTTCCGTTTAAAGAACTGATTACATTTGAAACACTGCCTCCATGATTAAATAGGTATTTTATATATTCTAATTCACTAAGATAATCCTCTAGGTGCCTGTCGTTTAAGTAAGAAATCCTAAGTATTTTTGATTTTGATCCTTCTCTTTCACAAATATAAACTATATTTCGCCCTCCCTCGTGTGGGGAAATCAGTCCAATTCGATATTCTTCCAATCCATATAATTTTGAAATGGTTGAAAGCAAAAATTCATCACAGATATTAATAACTTCACTCCGAGTCATATTTTCCTCCTTGTTTTTAGGAGGGTTAAAGTATAGTCCCCCTCCTATTTGTTTTAAGATTAACCGATACTGTATTTTTCATAAAATCATCCTTTATTAAAATTAATAGTATATAAGTTTACCTTATATGGAACAATTATGTCACACTACCTACAGTACTACCACACTAATTTTTTGCCTCCTTTATAAGTTTTCATCATGTTAAAATACAAAGATATTCTTTCAAGTTCAAAAAATAGGTAATATTTTGTACAAGAGTACTTGTATCTAATGTTTGTTAAGGAATTTCTCTCACCCCAAAATTTGATTGGAATGAATAAAGGGAGCGTAGTTGTTTAATGAATGAGTCGATTAGTTCAAATGTTTTTTTTAATGGTGTATTTGTAGAGGTTAGTAATAAGCTTAAATCACATTTTTTAATTAATCTTTTTTAAAAGCAGCATGAGAAATTACTCTCATCTCTTTTTTTATGTTCTAATTTAAACCTCTTCATCTTACAAATATAAAAAGAGAAATGACACCAAAGGGGATGCAGAACATGGAAATAGATGGAGTGTTTTCTGGAGGTGGGATAAAGGGTCTGGCTTTAATTGGGGCATATGAGGCAATTGAATCAAAAGGTTTCACCTTTAAACGACTTGCAGGAACAAGTGCAGGATCAATAATCGCAGGATTAGTAGCAGCGGGTTACTCAAGTCAAGAACTGAAGGATTTACTTGATCATCTGGATTTTAAAAAATTATTAGATTCACGTAATTCATGGCTGCCTATTCCGAAGCAAATTGCAAAATGGATATTACTTTATTGGAGATTAGGTTTATATAAAGGTAAAGTGTTAGAAAATTTATTAACCGAACTACTAGCTGCTAAAGGAGTATACACATTTGCAGATCTGCCAAAGGATTCGTTGAAAGTGATTGCTTCAGATTTAAGCAACGGTAGGTTGCTTGTATTGCCGGATGATTTGGTGCAATATGGTGTTCCGATTGACAGTTTTCCAGTTGCCAGGGCTATCAGGATGAGTTGTAGTATCCCGTATTTTTTTGAACCTGTGAAGCTA contains:
- a CDS encoding vitamin B12-dependent ribonucleotide reductase; translated protein: MSVALTSELKINEEKLNKAIKLFPQVHPVTPDMRITHKGVSRLVMIDRYSFKDTEKITLAEGDFVVLTIKEDPKFPARGLGFIKHINWEQKTADVQVDEEYRSALDDPKEMESGLITRPLDIIEKPLEVFYEQIAKRNATGLASVEKTEEKRQEWFEKFYQELVNLNFVPAGRVLYGAGADTEVTYFNCYVMPFVPDSREGISEHRKQVMEIMSRGGGVGTNGSTLRPRNTLAKGVNGKSSGSVSWLDDIAKLTHLVEQGGSRRGAQMIMLSSWHPDIVEFIISKMQNPRILRFLIENTKDESIKKHAKDKLKFTPLTEQEKAMYQGIINYKTIPGLGGFSESIIKEAEDKLREGGTYTVHNPEFLTGANISVCLTKDFMDAVENNEDYALRFPDVENYSAEEMELYNTKWQEIGDVREWEKLGHKVRTYRKIKAEELWNLINICATYSAEPGIFFIDNANDMTNAKSYGQKVVATNPCGEQPLAPYSVCNLAAVNLAEMANKETKTVNFDKLKRTVEIGVRLQDNVINATPYFLEQNKKQALGERRVGLGVMGLADLLIYCEKEYGSEAGNQLVDQVMETIATTAYRASIELAKEKGSFPFLQGETTEETNQLREAFIHTGFMKKMPEDIRQSILKHGIRNSHLLTVAPTGSTGTMIGCSTGLEPYFSFTYYRSGRLGKFIEVKAEIVQEYLTKNSDVNPEQLPEWFVTAMELAPEAHADVQCIIQRWIDSSISKTVNAPRGYAVDQVQKVYERLYKGGAKGGTVYVDGSRDSQVLTLKAEENQVDDGMTLDRSNDKQNVVLVDTIQDLRSTSVTIGSEIGNTCPVCRKGTVKEIGGCNTCDNCNAQLKCGL
- a CDS encoding patatin-like phospholipase family protein, coding for MEIDGVFSGGGIKGLALIGAYEAIESKGFTFKRLAGTSAGSIIAGLVAAGYSSQELKDLLDHLDFKKLLDSRNSWLPIPKQIAKWILLYWRLGLYKGKVLENLLTELLAAKGVYTFADLPKDSLKVIASDLSNGRLLVLPDDLVQYGVPIDSFPVARAIRMSCSIPYFFEPVKLRSLEGISVLVDGGVLSNFPMWIFVNKDTQKVRPVLGLTLSSKLMDQPKHNIKNGVQLFEALFETMKEAHDARYISRKHEKDIVFISAENFMSTDFQLTKEKKDALIELGRSKTLKFLKTWSY
- a CDS encoding phosphotransferase enzyme family protein codes for the protein MLSTISKLYGLEEYRIGLISPHEGGRNIVYICEREGSKSKILRISYLNDRHLEDYLSELEYIKYLFNHGGSVSNVISSLNGNILEEISYNDQMFFVSLFEKAKGKMLVENNYIYREGTEITEYYYNCGKTLGKLHQLSKNYTPIHSRYNFFDKFNEHYIDELIPDTLTLLKTKLKELIKTLKNLSRNRDNFGMIHFDYNDGNYSIDFDNGQITVYDFDNSCFSFYMFDLASLWINGVGWIQFEPDPIKRRKFMDDYFNIALDGYRSETEIADHMLNKLPLFINTAIMENIVDTFEVMKNNENDPMCDEAFMYLVKCLEDDIPYMGFFSDIYSCDAPFELEEGNV